In Bradysia coprophila strain Holo2 unplaced genomic scaffold, BU_Bcop_v1 contig_687, whole genome shotgun sequence, a genomic segment contains:
- the LOC119083502 gene encoding uncharacterized protein LOC119083502: protein MNKNNLEFDVVSVDQKNLESLIVFQVQQISSFVRRISVGQFIKSSPFELQFPISIGRSKWILFLFLNGQYEAGEANEMISIYLMLDQCEHQSAEFKFDVKFQFGESATVVRKNQRLCFESVKERWFGANIMKITDMILNDSRLIRDDVLTLTVSLNEILKEEPCSSPELFSDNNYSFLSESYLKSENKYTDPPDRSTKPVSPAQKSNKSMFREEPYARALLLHKTSNTPSPGNSPQSTATYNTWNTPTTRTKSDNAIASTNETGQAYRRDRLRDSNLNYVEYSDDEDAKSSESKKGIRDYLRNFFAKLN, encoded by the exons ATGAATAAAAACAATCTGGAATTCGATGTTGTTTCCGTGGATCAAAAGAATTTAGAATCGTTGATTGTGTTTCAAGTCCAACAAATCAGTTCCTTTGTTCGCCGTATATCCGTTGGACAGTTTATCAAATCATCACCGTTCGAATTGCAGTTTCCAATATCGATTGGCCGGtcaaaatggattttatttctatttctgAATGGACAGTACGAGGCCGGTGAAGCGAATGAAATGATTAGCATTTATCTGATGCTTGATCAGTGTGAACACCAGTCAGCCGAATTTAAGTTCGACGTGAAATTCCAATTCGGAGAAAGCGCTACGGTTGTACGGAAAAATCAACGTCTGTGTTTCGAGAGCGTTAAAGAGCGATGGTTTGGTGCTAATATCATGAAAATTACTGATATGATTCTCAATGACAGTCGATTAATTCGGGATGACGTTCTTACGCTGACAGTGTCTTTGAACGAAATCTTGAAGGAAGAGCCCTGTTCATCACCGGAATTGTTTTCTGATAACAATTACTCATTCTTGTCGGAGTCTTACCTTAAAAGTGAGAACAAGTATACCGATCCGCCTGACAGATCTACAAAACCTGTGTCGCCGGCGCAAAAGTCTAATAAGAGCATGTTCAGGGAAGAGCCTTACGCTAGAGCTcttctgttgcataaaacttCCAACACACCATCTCCTGGAAATTCCCCTCAATCAACAGCAACCTATAACACTTGGAACACTCCGACAACTAGGACTAAG TCCGATAATGCAATTGCTTCCACAAATGAAACGGGTCAAGCGTATCGCAGAGATAGATTGCGCGATAGTAATTTGAATTACGTCGAATATTCCGATGACGAGGATGCCAAATCAAGTGAATCGAAGAAAGGAATTAGAGATTatctgagaaattttttcgcaAAACTGAATTAG